The genomic DNA TGAAGTGATTTCTGAATCGAAAACACCTAGCGGAATTATTGAATCACTTGCCGATGCTGCAATAAGAACTCTACTTTCCAATGGGAACTACGGAGGTGAGATTTTTCGGGATCTCATAAGCTATAAATTTGATAAACTGTCTTACACTATCGGATTTATCCATACAGTTCAATGGATCAACAATCAGAGTTTTGGGATTTCTCTTTCGATTTGGTCGCTTATGGCATCAATCGCAAAATCACCGCTATATGAACTTTTCTTCCATTACGATCAAGATTGCGCACTTTATGTTGGCGAAACAACTCCGCCAATTGAAAAAAAATCAAATGGCTTTGGCCTATTAGGATCTGATGACTATACGCCAGATATTTCACTTGCTAAATTAGTTTTTCGGAAAACCCCATTTGATAAGTTAGAAGACGATTTCTTCCTTCCATATTTTGGGATCTCTTCAGAGGTCCCTGAATCTCAATTCAACAGTTTTGACCTCACCGAATCCCAAGAGGATATTTTCTCTGGTGTTCATGTGAATCTCGGGATCCAAGATACCATCACCGGACTCGCTTTAAATCCAGTTACATATAATCCATCTTTACTTGCTAAATTTGGACAAAGAGTAATGCAGATTACAATGGATGGAGTAGGGATGCCTCCAGAGTTGCAAGCACCTGGTTCACAAACAGGTAAGATTGCGTCCCTTCTCAAGATTCAAGAGAAATTATACGAAACATTTGGAACAGGCGAACGGATATTCACGGGTTCATTTTCTGGATTTTATTTTCGTGGATTATGCAAAGGACAAATCATGCGTCTTACGGATGATGATGGCTTTTCCGATTCTCTACACAAAGAAATCAAACAATATCATCCTAATTTTTATGTGACCGGTGTTCGAGTAACCTGGCGACCTGGTTCAGGAATCGCAACTCAAGAAACAATGGTTAAATGGGGGAAACGAATCGAAAACGCCGCTTGGGAAATAGATTAGTCCCATTCTAAAGTTGAATACCAGTCTTCTAAATCCTCTTTTGATTCATGAATTGTCTCTTCAACTTCAATTTCACAGCCGCAGAGTGGATGAACAGGAGCACATAACCAATATGAGGTCTTATTTCTACCTACATTATTTTTTCCTGGCCACACAGCGATTTTTGCTTTTGGATCTCCTTTTATAATATCTTCACCACCATAGAAACTTGAATTCTCAAAATCACTTTGACTTTTGAAAAGTCTGACTACCGTTCCCCAATGATCTGAGCAAAATTCGCATGAATGCCTAGTTTTAGTTTTAGCTTTCACAAACGAAAAACTGGTGTCATGTAAATGTTCTTTGTCTATCTCGAAGTGTTCCCAAAAATTCATTAGTAGTGTTTTAAAACCTCGGAAAGGATTGTGTTCAATTTTCCCTTAATCACAAGAAACTTGGCCGAGTTATCTGGTGTTAAGCTCGATGTCCCGGGTGCTGTACACTGAACTGTGATTTTAGTGATTTCGTCACAGATTTCTTCTAGGATTGATTTCAAAGTTTCTCCTTGTGCAGCTTTTTCCAGAGAGTTTAGAATTGGTGGAATTGTGTGATCGATTTGGACTCTGGTAGTATCTAATTTATCTTTAAAGAGAACTTTATTTTTATCCCATTTTGTTCGATGGCCAGATTCGTGGCCGACGGATGTTTCTTCAGAATCGAATTGAGTAGAATGTTTAAGTAGTGAACTTTTTCCTTTTGTCTCAGCTGCAAATGGATATACCTGGATGACTATCGGATTGTCTCTACGATTTTGGAGAAATCCAACAAGTACCATTTGGCCTTCTCGGTATCCAAATTTGAATCCCGAGAGAAAGCCCAATAGACCGATATAAGGTCCCGGGAGGCGGACTTTCTTTAGAATCTGGCCATTGAAAAGCCGAATGTCGGCCCGGTATTTCATAAGTCCACCGCTAAGAGAATCGATTTCACCTAGCTCCAATCCATTCATGATGCCTGGTTGTGCAAGACTAGGTGGTGCAAACGCAACTTTCGATTGTCTTCCAAATGATGGGAATTCTGGCATGGGAAGGGACAAATTCGTGGATTTTGTAATTTGTCAACGGAAAAGAATCAATTAATAGAGCTTCTACGTTATCCAAATTGGTTGACTCATTGGTTCCTTGTATTCTAATTTTGCATACCGATGGCATTATCACCTAACGAAATTAAATCTAGAGCAATTTCATTTATTCACGACCATAAAGATGACAAATACGAAAAGGGGGAGTCTCAAATATTCTGGAGAGATTTCTTTAATATATGGGGTATTAGCGCTAAAAAAGTAGGGATCTTTGAAGAGAGAGCAAAAACTTTAAAGCAAACGACGGGATTTATTGACTATTTTTGGCCCAAAACGATTCTGATAGAACAGAAGAGTCGTGGTGAAGATTTAGATAAAGCATATAAACAAGCATTAGACTACTGTTTAACCGGAGGTATCCCTGATGAAGAACTTCCAAGTTATATTTGTGTATGCGATTTTGAAAGACTTCGATTGGTAAATTTTACAGACCATAAAAAATCAATAGAATTTAAAATCACCGATCTTCTAGACCACCTTCAACGATTTAATTTTTTACTCGGATATGAACAACGGGAATACAAAGATGAAGATCCAGTAAATATCAAAGCTGCAGAGCTCATGAAGAAATTGCATGATGAGCTAAAGAGGAATGGATTCCAGGAACATCCTCTAAAACTTATGCTTGTTCGTCTGATGTTTTGTTTCTTTGCCGATGATACTGGAATATTCAATAAAGACGATTTTCTTTTCTTCCTGAAAGAACGTACCAAGCAGGATGGTAGCGACTTAGGGCTTTGGATTGCTCAATTCTTCCAAGTACTCAATACCCCTACGGAACAAAGGCTCGCAAACCTAGATGAAGACCTTGCAAAATTCCCTTATGTCAATGGGCAATTATTTGAAGAATCAATTCCATTCGCACAATTTGATAGTGTGTTACGTGATATTTTAATTCAAACTTGCGAATTTAATTGGGCTCTTGTTAGCCCTGCTATTTTCGGAAGTTTATTCCAATCTGTAATGAATACCGCTGAAAGGAGAGAGCTTGGAGCACATTACACGAGTGAAAAGAATATATTAAAGACTATTCATGGACTTTTTCTGGATGATCTGCTGGAAGAATTTGAAACTTTAAAATCAAAAAAGAGTATTAAAGGGCTCGATGAACTATTGGCTCGGATTAGAAAAATTAAAATACTCGATCCAGCCTGCGGTTGCGGTAACTTTTTAATTTTATCCTACCGCGAACTTCGACGTCTTGAAATCAATTTATTAAAGGAAATCAGAAAACTCAAAGGACTTGGACTTGAGTTATCAATTCAAACACTTGAAAGTCTCGATGTTGATTGTTTATACGGAATTGAAATCGAAGAATTTCCTGCTCAAATTGCAAAAACGGCAATATGGATTATGGATCATTTGATGAATGTCGAAACAGGTAAAGAATTTGGAGAGTATTACGTTAGGCTCCCATTGAAGAAATCTCCAATGATTGTCTTTGGGAATGCTCTAAAATTGAAATGGGAAGAAATAATCAGCCCGAATGAAATTTCATACATTCTGGGGAATCCTCCATTTATTGGTCATCATTTACAAACAACAGCTCAGAAAGAAGAACTCAATGTAGTACTAAATGAAATTCAGGCTTCAGGTGTAATGGATTATGTTTGTGCGTGGTATATGTTGGCTGCTAGATACATTCAAAAAAATCCAAACATCCTTGTTGCATTTGTTTCGACAAATTCAATAACTCAAGGCGAGCAAGTAGGAATCTTTTGGAAGCCTATGATTGAAAAATATGGAATCTCAATTTTTTTCGCTCATAGAACCTTTAAATGGAGTAATGAGGCAAAAGGGAAAGCTGCAGTTTTTTGCGTAATAATTGGGTTTTCAAAAATAGAAAAAAGAAACAAAAGAATCTTCTTTTATGAAAATGCTAATGCTGAACCAGTTGAGAAGAATGCATCTAATATAAACCCTTATCTAAACCAAGGGAAAAATATATATCTTGATAACAGAAGTCATCCTCTTTTTGATCATACTCCAAAAATGCTTTATGGTTCAAAACCAACTGATGATGGAAATTTTCTTTTAACAGAAGAAGAATTTAATACTGCAATTCTAGATGATAATCGAATTAAAGAATTTGTGCGCCCCTTTGTAAGCGCGAAAGAATATCTAAACGGATTAAAAAGATATTGTATTTGGT from Leptospira ellinghausenii includes the following:
- a CDS encoding class I SAM-dependent DNA methyltransferase, yielding MALSPNEIKSRAISFIHDHKDDKYEKGESQIFWRDFFNIWGISAKKVGIFEERAKTLKQTTGFIDYFWPKTILIEQKSRGEDLDKAYKQALDYCLTGGIPDEELPSYICVCDFERLRLVNFTDHKKSIEFKITDLLDHLQRFNFLLGYEQREYKDEDPVNIKAAELMKKLHDELKRNGFQEHPLKLMLVRLMFCFFADDTGIFNKDDFLFFLKERTKQDGSDLGLWIAQFFQVLNTPTEQRLANLDEDLAKFPYVNGQLFEESIPFAQFDSVLRDILIQTCEFNWALVSPAIFGSLFQSVMNTAERRELGAHYTSEKNILKTIHGLFLDDLLEEFETLKSKKSIKGLDELLARIRKIKILDPACGCGNFLILSYRELRRLEINLLKEIRKLKGLGLELSIQTLESLDVDCLYGIEIEEFPAQIAKTAIWIMDHLMNVETGKEFGEYYVRLPLKKSPMIVFGNALKLKWEEIISPNEISYILGNPPFIGHHLQTTAQKEELNVVLNEIQASGVMDYVCAWYMLAARYIQKNPNILVAFVSTNSITQGEQVGIFWKPMIEKYGISIFFAHRTFKWSNEAKGKAAVFCVIIGFSKIEKRNKRIFFYENANAEPVEKNASNINPYLNQGKNIYLDNRSHPLFDHTPKMLYGSKPTDDGNFLLTEEEFNTAILDDNRIKEFVRPFVSAKEYLNGLKRYCIWLDEVDPSLYKDIPFIMKRIEKVRKFRLESKALSTRSYKYHHLFRQVTQPKSDYILVPRHSSENRLYVPFGFFSKNDIVADSCFSIQNANRYHFGIITSLMHNAWMRVVCGRIKGDYRYSKDIVYNNFPWPENPSDKQKEEIEKLAQSVLDARAQFPESSLADLYDPLTMPKVLRDAHNKLDKAVDKAYRQKPFQSESERVEFLFELYEKYTNTLTSQIKIPKKKGKIGE